A stretch of the Medicago truncatula cultivar Jemalong A17 chromosome 5, MtrunA17r5.0-ANR, whole genome shotgun sequence genome encodes the following:
- the LOC11431351 gene encoding protein NRT1/ PTR FAMILY 6.4 — MVLVASNGEKKGTEDNAAVDFRGHPADKTKSGGWLAAGLILGTELAERICVMGISMNLVTYLVGDLHLHSASSATIVTNFMGTLNLLGLLGGFLADAKLGRYLTVAISATIATVGVCMLTLATTIPSMTPPPCSEVRRQHHQCIQASGKQLSLLFAALYTIALGGGGIKSNVSGFGSDQFDTNDPKEEKNMIFFFNRFYFFISIGSLFSVVVLVYVQDNIGRGWGYGISAGTMLVAVGILLCGTPLYRFKKPQGSPLTIIWRVLFLAWKKRTLPIPSDPTLLNGYLEAKVTYTDKFRSLDKAAILDETKSKDGNNENPWLVSTMTQVEEVKMVIKLLPIWSTCILFWTVYSQMNTFTIEQATFMNRKVGSLEIPAGSLSAFLFITILLFTSLNEKITVPLARKVTHNAQGLTSLQRVGIGLIFSIVAMVVSAIVEKERRDNAVKKQTVISAFWLVPQFFLVGAGEAFAYVGQLEFFIREAPERMKSMSTGLFLCTLSMGYFVSSLLVSIVDKVSKKRWLKSNLDKGKLDYFYWLLAILGVLNFVLFLVLSMRHQYKVQHNNIESNDNVEKELVLVNEVKVGIDGKEEV; from the exons ATG gtTCTTGTTGCAagcaatggagagaaaaaaggCACAGAAGACAATGCTGCGGTCGATTTTCGAGGTCATCCGGCTGACAAAACAAAATCCGGAGGATGGCTAGCAGCAGGACTAATCTTAG gTACTGAACTTGCTGAAAGAATATGTGTTATGGGAATTTCCATGAACTTAGTGACATACTTGGTTGGAGATTTACATCTCCATTCAGCTAGTTCTGCTACCATAGTTACCAACTTTATGGGAACTCTCAACTTGCTTGGCCTTCTTGGTGGTTTTCTAGCTGATGCAAAACTTGGCAGATACTTAACTGTTGCCATATCTGCAACCATAGCTACAGTG GGTGTGTGTATGTTAACTTTAGCTACAACAATTCCTAGCATGACACCTCCACCATGCAGTGAAGTAAGAAGACAACACCATCAATGCATTCAAGCAAGTGGCAAACAGTTATCACTTCTCTTTGCAGCACTTTATACAATAGCTTTAGGTGGTGGAGGAATAAAATCCAATGTGTCAGGATTTGGATCTGATCAATTTGACACAAATGATCCAAAGGAAGAGAAgaatatgatatttttcttcaatagaTTCTACTTTTTTATAAGTATTGGATCCTTGTTTTCAGTTGTTGTATTGGTTTATGTTCAAGACAATATAGGAAGAGGTTGGGGATATGGAATTTCAGCAGGGACAATGTTGGTAGCAGTTGGTATTTTGCTTTGTGGTACTCCATTGTATAGATTCAAGAAACCTCAAGGAAGTCCTTTAACTATTATTTGGAGGGTTTTGTTTTTGGCTTGGAAGAAGAGGACTCTTCCTATTCCTTCTGATCCTACCTTACTCAATGGTTATCTTGAAGCTAAGGTCACATATACAGACAAATTCAG GTCCCTTGACAAAGCAGCAATCCTAGATGAAACAAAGTCAAAAGACGGAAACAACGAAAATCCATGGTTAGTTTCAACAATGACTCAAGTTGAGGAAGTTAAGATGGTAATTAAACTCCTTCCCATTTGGTCAACATGCATACTCTTTTGGACAGTTTATTCACAAATGAACACCTTCACAATTGAGCAAGCTACATTCATGAACAGAAAAGTTGGATCACTAGAGATTCCAGCAGGATCCTTGTCAGCTTTTCTCTTCATTACAATTCTCCTCTTCACTTCCctaaatgaaaaaataactgTACCATTAGCAAGAAAAGTCACTCACAATGCTCAAGGACTCACAAGTCTTCAAAGAGTTGGAATTGGACTTATTTTCTCTATTGTTGCAATGGTTGTTTCTGCTATtgttgagaaagaaagaagggACAATGCAGTTAAAAAACAAACTGTAATAAGTGCTTTTTGGCTTGTGCCTCAGTTTTTTCTAGTTGGTGCTGGAGAAGCTTTTGCTTATGTTGGACAGCTAGAATTTTTCATAAGGGAAGCACCTGAGAGGATGAAATCTATGAGTACTGGTCTTTTTCTATGTACACTTTCAATGGGATATTTTGTTAGTAGTTTATTGGTTTCAATTGTGGACAAAGTAAGCAAGAAAAGATGGTTGAAGAGTAATCTTGATAAGGGTAAGTTAGATTACTTCTATTGGTTACTAGCAATTCTTGGAGTGCTGAATTTTGTACTTTTTCTTGTCTTATCAATGAGGCATCAATACAAAGTTCAACACAACAATATTGAGAGTAATGACAATGTAGAGAAAGAGCTTGTGCTTGTGAATGAAGTCAAAGTTGGAATTGATGGGAAGGAAGAAGTATAG